One window of the Nicotiana tabacum cultivar K326 chromosome 4, ASM71507v2, whole genome shotgun sequence genome contains the following:
- the LOC107804692 gene encoding ASI1-immunoprecipitated protein 2 isoform X7, whose protein sequence is MSKHNKERTLNDLYNVTFTLPQPKITPVLRGSYRMQGPFDEPICNSQTYTVSTKVSKESIRCPRNPSVGGRLVSGSCNVCSTPCSSCFPTSQSLMESTVDEFSGETDGAAFSKLKDPKSLEGLDDNISCVVKADEANKLSSSSKMSEDRSLQCSCTSSGKTINNQTSAGCVHVKNEADDSPIDHSGRNESNGEANNKASMGETSSRNAHSIGDYLENNHSSRKNDVASEASGDLPADTCPEKDDQKSVGSPVSSDTKDALQSHQMDGSEDSDIEEQDVKVCDICGDAGREDLLAICCKCTDGAEHTYCMREMLQKVPEGDWMCEECKFDEEMKNRKGVTIKTEAKPSDVDGETASDTKISGKRRMDDSEVSSVAKKQAFEPASGSPKTLSPNRLIALSRESSFNNSDKGKLKSINQISSGGLSVHDTPAWGSRLQTARGTFSKSNSFSSLAAKRKVQLVDEGFLPKQKLVRESAGLDAKESSIRSMSKSMSFRSISTSRNNVSEAKVKMLSPKFSPAQDKGQMQTKERNPFERKSSFRSERSSGTSVPSKTEQRSAFRGDPSPLSSSSNNCDSRPGQLDSKPVSLLKSSGAVARRTPEVSVHSDEAKKQISLTSISTGVSAANKISSSDQRPNQSNARGDPLSNSYIAERPTSNAGEGLLDGVSQQRETKNVGERIRENSGRRLKHSGTGTKSLFCQRCKGSGHLTESCTADGPDLSTSDVSAVKNSREAPNGTSDLKAAIEAAMLRKPGICRKNRVFDQSDDLAMSNTNSETMAQDLLSGSSGRRILPTNEEVYGVSSNSMAGSYKQEISSMRQLSVLPAEALSRAGNAVPILPSDEKSSLVDLDRYSQAAVAILSRTAIPEHEYIWQGAFEVQKSGRTLDLCDGIQAHLSSCASPKVLDTVNKFPQKVLFNEVSRLSTWPIQFQEYGVTEDNIALFFFAKDIGSYERCYKILLENMIRNDMALKANLEGVELLIFPSNRLPEKSQRWNMMFFLWGVFRVKKASYVQHMQATGKPFPVPQDIPKSSMPFPENVHCLGPVDNATSDNVSMDGEVIASKESGCPMVNGNVDSKASQVCKGDSVAVNVENLEPSSVRIVPTSHLNSSPGRRRYGIFQVGDAGQECKSELQSSSTPAANTWANVSTTEPVPMECGSLVDRQRPFHSVDEAPGRMQEKAYMGSTERGFCSKNGRKFEINLEDEYKDEEASETSGSATTEPTRKVLNSDMLNHLKRPRSVETVMQSVDSGVNLATRSFNDNDIVVEKAHYDKKLKTSIGGSYGNSEQTSCSSDDFLSRMHGSSYGPYLPDTGCDEALSKAAIPECSGNAARYFFPVDPHPVEASSVPWQRHHSDNDRLSDRVPNLELALGGESNSLTQGIPPFLVGKVDKKIIQDQGAETHLLTQGIPPFLVGKVDKRVIQDPSSAKEAIRVEEVEDVSASLSLSLSFPFPEKEQQKGSVSQNEQAMPETRRGNTPLLFFGGLGNK, encoded by the exons ATGTCTAAACACAACAAGGAACGAACTCTcaatgacttgtacaatgtgacTTTCACTCTCCCCCAACCTAAG ATCACCCCTGTGTTGAGAGGAAGCTATCGAATGCAAGGGCCGTTTGATGAACCTATATGTAACTCCCAGACGTATACG GTGTCAACTAAAGTCAGTAAGGAATCCATTCGGTGTCCTCGGAATCCGAGTGTTGGTGGAAGACTAGTCTCCGGGTCGTGTAACGTGTGTTCTACTCCTTGCTCATCTTGTTTTCCTACTAGTCAAAGTCTCATGGAGTCAACAGTTGATGAGTTTTCCGGGGAAACCG ATGGTGCAGCGTTTTCAAAGTTAAAGGATCCCAAATCTCTTGAAGGCCTTGATGACAATATATCATGTGTCGTTAAAGCCGACGAAGCTAATAAATTGTCCAGCTCCAGTAAGATGAGCGAAGACAGAAGTCTACAGTGTTCTTGTACTTCTAGTGGAAAAACAATAAATAATCAAACTTCTGCTGGATGTGTACATGTGAAAAATGAGGCAGATGATAGTCCAATTGACCATAGTGGGCGAAATGAAAGTAATGGTGAGGCGAATAATAAGGCATCTATGGGGGAAACATCTTCAAGAAACGCACATAGTATAGGAGACTATTTGGAAAATAACCATTCATCAAGAAAGAATGATGTGGCATCTGAAGCTTCTGGCGATCTACCTGCTGATACTTGTCCTGAGAAGGATGACCAAAAGAGTGTTGGATCACCCGTTTCGTCTGATACAAAGGATGCTCTACAATCACATCAAATGGATGGGAGTGAGGATTCTGACATTGAGGAGCAAGAT GTGAAAGTTTGTGATATATGTGGGGATGCTGGTCGGGAGGATTTACTTGCCATATGTTGCAAGTGTACAGATGGTGCGGAACATAC GTATTGCATGCGGGAGATGTTACAAAAAGTTCCAGAGGGGGATTGGATGTGCGAGGAATGCAAATTTGACGAGGAAATGAAAAATCGGAAAG GCGTCACAATAAAAACGGAAGCAAAACCTTCTGATGTTGATGGGGAAACAGCTTCTGATACTAAAATTTCTGGCAAGAGGCGTATGGATGATAGTGAAGTTTCTTCTGTGGCAAAGAAGCAGGCCTTTGAGCCAGCTTCGGGATCACCAAAAACACTAAGTCCCAACAGACTTATTGCACTTTCCCGTGAAAGTTCATTTAATAACTCAGATAAGGGGAAGTTGAAATCCATTAATCAGATCTCTTCTGGAGGTCTTTCTGTTCATGATACTCCAGCGTGGGGTTCACGACTACAAACTGCTAGAG GTACCTTTTCAAAGTCTAATTCTTTCAGTTCCCTGGCTGCAAAACGAAAAGTGCAACTTGTAGATGAAGGTTTCCTGCCGAAGCAGAAATTGGTTAGAGAATCTGCTGGTCTTGATGCGAAAGAGAGTTCGATCCGATCAATGAGCAAATCTATGTCATTTAGATCCATAAGCACAAGCCGCAACAATGTCTCTGAAGCAAAGGTTAAGATGTTATCCCCTAAGTTTTCCCCTGCTCAGGACAAAGGACAAATGCAGACAAAAGAACGAAATCCATTTGAAAGGAAGAGTTCTTTTAGATCAGAACGTTCTTCTGGTACTTCTGTTCCTTCTAAAACTGAGCAAAGATCAGCATTTCGAGGTGACCCTTCTCCACTTTCTTCCTCAAGTAATAACTGTGATTCTAGACCAGGTCAGCTTGACAGCAAACCTGTGTCATTATTGAAATCATCTGGTGCTGTTGCTCGTAGGACTCCAGAAGTATCTGTTCATTCAG ATGAAGCTAAGAAGCAGATATCACTCACATCCATCTCCACTGGAGTTTCCGCTGCCAATAAAATTAGTAGCTCTGATCAGAGGCCTAACCAGAGTAATGCAAGGGGTGATCCTTTGTCGAACTCTTATATTGCTGAGAGACCAACATCTAACGCTGGCGAAGGTCTGTTAGATGGGGTGTCCCAGCAGAGGGAAACAAAAAATGTTGGTGAGAGAATAAGGGAGAATTCTGGGAGACGCTTAAAACACAGTGGAACTGGTACGAAGTCACTTTTCTGCCAGAGGTGTAAAGGAAGCGGTCACTTGACAGAAAGTTGCACTGCTGACGGGCCTGATTTATCCACTTCTGATGTTTCTGCTGTAAAAAATTCTAGAGAGGCCCCAAATGGCACCAGCGATCTGAAAGCTGCAATTGAGGCTGCTATGCTAAGGAAGCCTGGAATTTGCCGTAAGAATAGGGTTTTTGATCAGTCTGATGATTTAGCTATGTCAAACACAAATTCTGAAACAATGGCTCAAGATCTACTATCTGGTTCGAGTGGCAGAAGAATTTTACCTACTAATGAAGAAGTCTATGGGGTTTCATCGAACTCTATGGCTGGCTCCTATAAACAGGAAATCAGCAGTATGAGGCAGCTGTCAGTGCTTCCCGCTGAAGCTCTTAGCAGAGCAGGGAATGCGGTCCCTATTCTTCCATCTGACGAAAAGTCTTCACTTGTTGATTTAGATAGATATTCTCAAGCAGCAGTCGCAATACTTTCGAGGACAGCAATTCCAGAGCATGAATATATATGGCA GGGTGCTTTTGAGGTTCAGAAGAGTGGGAGAACTCTTGACTTATGTGATGGAATTCAGGCTCATTTATCAAGTTGTGCATCACCCAAAGTTCTTGACACAGTAAACAAATTTCCTCAAAAGGTCCTCTTTAACGAGGTTTCACGATTGAGCACTTGGCCAATACAATTTCAGGAGTATGGTGTTACAGAAGATAATATTGCACTGTTCTTTTTTGCTAAAGACATTGGGAG CTACGAGAGGTGCTATAAAATTTTGCTGGAGAATATGATTAGGAATGACATGGCTCTCAAAGCGAATCTTGAAGGTGTTGAGCTGCTGATATTCCCATCTAACCGGCTTCCTGAAAAATCTCAAC GGTGGAATATGATGTTCTTCCTATGGGGTGTCTTTAGGGTAAAGAAGGCAAGTTATGTGCAACATATGCAGGCAACTGGAAAGCCATTTCCTGTACCCCAGGATATTCCAAAGTCAAGCATGCCTTTTCCAGAGAATGTACATTGTCTCGGCCCTGTCGACAATGCTACGAGTGATAATGTTTCCATGGATGGTGAGGTAATTGCTTCAAAGGAGTCTGGTTGTCCAATGGTCAATGGAAATGTTGATTCGAAAGCGTCCCAAGTGTGCAAAGGTGACTCTGTAGCCGTAAACGTGGAGAACCTGGAGCCTAGCTCCGTCAGAATTGTACCAACTAGCCACTTGAATTCTTCCCCAGGGAGGAGACGATATGGCATTTTCCAG GTTGGAGATGCTGGACAGGAATGCAAATCGGAATTGCAAAGTAGTTCTACTCCAGCTGCCAATACTTGGGCAAATGTTAGTACAACTGAACCAGTGCCAATGGAATGTGGTTCTTTAGTTGATAGACAGAGGCCATTCCATTCTGTTGATGAAGCTCCAGGCCGTATGCAGGAGAAAGCTTATATGGGCAGCACTGAGAGGGGCTTCTGTAGCAAAAATGGTAGGAAATTTGAGATAAATCTGGAGGATGAGTATAAGGATGAAGAAGCATCTGAAACGAGCGGAAGTGCAACTACTGAACCAACACGGAAGGTGCTTAATAGTGATATGCTGAACCACCTGAAACGTCCACGTTCTGTGGAGACAGTGATGCAATCTGTCGACTCTGGAGTTAATTTGGCAACCCGAAGTTTTAATGATAATGACATTGTAGTTGAAAAGGCACACTACGACAAAAAATTGAAGACTAGTATTGGTGGATCATATGGTAATAGCGAGCAAACTAGTTGTTCCAGTGATGATTTTTTGTCACGGATGCATGGTTCCTCTTATGGACCCTATCTTCCGGATACAGGGTGTGATGAAGCTCTGAGTAAAGCAGCTATCCCGGAGTGCTCAGGGAATGCTGCAAGATATTTCTTCCCTGTTGATCCACATCCTGTTGAGGCTAGCTCAGTGCCTTGGCAAAGGCATCATTCAGATAATGATCGGCTTAGTGATAGAGTCCCTAATCTTGAGCTAGCGTTAGGTGGTGAGTCAAATTCACTGACACAGGGAATCCCACCCTTTTTAGTTGGGAAAGTAGACAAGAAAATCATTCAAGACCAAGGTGCTGAGACTCATTTGCTGACTCAGGGAATCCCACCCTTTTTAGTTGGGAAAGTAGACAAGAGAGTCATTCAGGACCCTTCTTCAGCTAAGGAAGCAATTAGAGTGGAGGAGGTGGAGGATGTCTCTGCTTCTCTCTCCCTTTCTCTTTCATTTCCTTTCCCAGAAAAGGAACAGCAAAAAGGTTCTGTTTCACAAAATGAGCAGGCAATGCCTGAAACAAGACGAGGTAATACACCTCTGCTTTTCTTTGGGGGGCTTGGCAACAAGTAG
- the LOC107804692 gene encoding ASI1-immunoprecipitated protein 2 isoform X5, with protein sequence MSKHNKERTLNDLYNVTFTLPQPKITPVLRGSYRMQGPFDEPICNSQTYTVSTKVSKESIRCPRNPSVGGRLVSGSCNVCSTPCSSCFPTSQSLMESTVDEFSGETDGAAFSKLKDPKSLEGLDDNISCVVKADEANKLSSSSKMSEDRSLQCSCTSSGKTINNQTSAGCVHVKNEADDSPIDHSGRNESNGEANNKASMGETSSRNAHSIGDYLENNHSSRKNDVASEASGDLPADTCPEKDDQKSVGSPVSSDTKDALQSHQMDGSEDSDIEEQDVKVCDICGDAGREDLLAICCKCTDGAEHTYCMREMLQKVPEGDWMCEECKFDEEMKNRKGDKSVKFDGYRKSYLTGQTAIDDTGVTIKTEAKPSDVDGETASDTKISGKRRMDDSEVSSVAKKQAFEPASGSPKTLSPNRLIALSRESSFNNSDKGKLKSINQISSGGLSVHDTPAWGSRLQTARGTFSKSNSFSSLAAKRKVQLVDEGFLPKQKLVRESAGLDAKESSIRSMSKSMSFRSISTSRNNVSEAKVKMLSPKFSPAQDKGQMQTKERNPFERKSSFRSERSSGTSVPSKTEQRSAFRGDPSPLSSSSNNCDSRPGQLDSKPVSLLKSSGAVARRTPEVSVHSDEAKKQISLTSISTGVSAANKISSSDQRPNQSNARGDPLSNSYIAERPTSNAGEGLLDGVSQQRETKNVGERIRENSGRRLKHSGTGTKSLFCQRCKGSGHLTESCTADGPDLSTSDVSAVKNSREAPNGTSDLKAAIEAAMLRKPGICRKNRVFDQSDDLAMSNTNSETMAQDLLSGSSGRRILPTNEEVYGVSSNSMAGSYKQEISSMRQLSVLPAEALSRAGNAVPILPSDEKSSLVDLDRYSQAAVAILSRTAIPEHEYIWQGAFEVQKSGRTLDLCDGIQAHLSSCASPKVLDTVNKFPQKVLFNEVSRLSTWPIQFQEYGVTEDNIALFFFAKDIGSYERCYKILLENMIRNDMALKANLEGVELLIFPSNRLPEKSQRWNMMFFLWGVFRVKKASYVQHMQATGKPFPVPQDIPKSSMPFPENVHCLGPVDNATSDNVSMDGEVIASKESGCPMVNGNVDSKASQVCKGDSVAVNVENLEPSSVRIVPTSHLNSSPGRRRYGIFQVGDAGQECKSELQSSSTPAANTWANVSTTEPVPMECGSLVDRQRPFHSVDEAPGRMQEKAYMGSTERGFCSKNGRKFEINLEDEYKDEEASETSGSATTEPTRKVLNSDMLNHLKRPRSVETVMQSVDSGVNLATRSFNDNDIVVEKAHYDKKLKTSIGGSYGNSEQTSCSSDDFLSRMHGSSYGPYLPDTGCDEALSKAAIPECSGNAARYFFPVDPHPVEASSVPWQRHHSDNDRLSDRVPNLELALGGESNSLTQGIPPFLVGKVDKKIIQDQGAETHLLTQGIPPFLVGKVDKRVIQDPSSAKEAIRVEEVEDVSASLSLSLSFPFPEKEQQKGSVSQNEQAMPETRRGNTPLLFFGGLGNK encoded by the exons ATGTCTAAACACAACAAGGAACGAACTCTcaatgacttgtacaatgtgacTTTCACTCTCCCCCAACCTAAG ATCACCCCTGTGTTGAGAGGAAGCTATCGAATGCAAGGGCCGTTTGATGAACCTATATGTAACTCCCAGACGTATACG GTGTCAACTAAAGTCAGTAAGGAATCCATTCGGTGTCCTCGGAATCCGAGTGTTGGTGGAAGACTAGTCTCCGGGTCGTGTAACGTGTGTTCTACTCCTTGCTCATCTTGTTTTCCTACTAGTCAAAGTCTCATGGAGTCAACAGTTGATGAGTTTTCCGGGGAAACCG ATGGTGCAGCGTTTTCAAAGTTAAAGGATCCCAAATCTCTTGAAGGCCTTGATGACAATATATCATGTGTCGTTAAAGCCGACGAAGCTAATAAATTGTCCAGCTCCAGTAAGATGAGCGAAGACAGAAGTCTACAGTGTTCTTGTACTTCTAGTGGAAAAACAATAAATAATCAAACTTCTGCTGGATGTGTACATGTGAAAAATGAGGCAGATGATAGTCCAATTGACCATAGTGGGCGAAATGAAAGTAATGGTGAGGCGAATAATAAGGCATCTATGGGGGAAACATCTTCAAGAAACGCACATAGTATAGGAGACTATTTGGAAAATAACCATTCATCAAGAAAGAATGATGTGGCATCTGAAGCTTCTGGCGATCTACCTGCTGATACTTGTCCTGAGAAGGATGACCAAAAGAGTGTTGGATCACCCGTTTCGTCTGATACAAAGGATGCTCTACAATCACATCAAATGGATGGGAGTGAGGATTCTGACATTGAGGAGCAAGAT GTGAAAGTTTGTGATATATGTGGGGATGCTGGTCGGGAGGATTTACTTGCCATATGTTGCAAGTGTACAGATGGTGCGGAACATAC GTATTGCATGCGGGAGATGTTACAAAAAGTTCCAGAGGGGGATTGGATGTGCGAGGAATGCAAATTTGACGAGGAAATGAAAAATCGGAAAGGTGATAAATCTGTGAAGTTTGATGGATACAGAAAAAGTTATCTTACTGGACAAACTGCTATTGATGATACAGGCGTCACAATAAAAACGGAAGCAAAACCTTCTGATGTTGATGGGGAAACAGCTTCTGATACTAAAATTTCTGGCAAGAGGCGTATGGATGATAGTGAAGTTTCTTCTGTGGCAAAGAAGCAGGCCTTTGAGCCAGCTTCGGGATCACCAAAAACACTAAGTCCCAACAGACTTATTGCACTTTCCCGTGAAAGTTCATTTAATAACTCAGATAAGGGGAAGTTGAAATCCATTAATCAGATCTCTTCTGGAGGTCTTTCTGTTCATGATACTCCAGCGTGGGGTTCACGACTACAAACTGCTAGAG GTACCTTTTCAAAGTCTAATTCTTTCAGTTCCCTGGCTGCAAAACGAAAAGTGCAACTTGTAGATGAAGGTTTCCTGCCGAAGCAGAAATTGGTTAGAGAATCTGCTGGTCTTGATGCGAAAGAGAGTTCGATCCGATCAATGAGCAAATCTATGTCATTTAGATCCATAAGCACAAGCCGCAACAATGTCTCTGAAGCAAAGGTTAAGATGTTATCCCCTAAGTTTTCCCCTGCTCAGGACAAAGGACAAATGCAGACAAAAGAACGAAATCCATTTGAAAGGAAGAGTTCTTTTAGATCAGAACGTTCTTCTGGTACTTCTGTTCCTTCTAAAACTGAGCAAAGATCAGCATTTCGAGGTGACCCTTCTCCACTTTCTTCCTCAAGTAATAACTGTGATTCTAGACCAGGTCAGCTTGACAGCAAACCTGTGTCATTATTGAAATCATCTGGTGCTGTTGCTCGTAGGACTCCAGAAGTATCTGTTCATTCAG ATGAAGCTAAGAAGCAGATATCACTCACATCCATCTCCACTGGAGTTTCCGCTGCCAATAAAATTAGTAGCTCTGATCAGAGGCCTAACCAGAGTAATGCAAGGGGTGATCCTTTGTCGAACTCTTATATTGCTGAGAGACCAACATCTAACGCTGGCGAAGGTCTGTTAGATGGGGTGTCCCAGCAGAGGGAAACAAAAAATGTTGGTGAGAGAATAAGGGAGAATTCTGGGAGACGCTTAAAACACAGTGGAACTGGTACGAAGTCACTTTTCTGCCAGAGGTGTAAAGGAAGCGGTCACTTGACAGAAAGTTGCACTGCTGACGGGCCTGATTTATCCACTTCTGATGTTTCTGCTGTAAAAAATTCTAGAGAGGCCCCAAATGGCACCAGCGATCTGAAAGCTGCAATTGAGGCTGCTATGCTAAGGAAGCCTGGAATTTGCCGTAAGAATAGGGTTTTTGATCAGTCTGATGATTTAGCTATGTCAAACACAAATTCTGAAACAATGGCTCAAGATCTACTATCTGGTTCGAGTGGCAGAAGAATTTTACCTACTAATGAAGAAGTCTATGGGGTTTCATCGAACTCTATGGCTGGCTCCTATAAACAGGAAATCAGCAGTATGAGGCAGCTGTCAGTGCTTCCCGCTGAAGCTCTTAGCAGAGCAGGGAATGCGGTCCCTATTCTTCCATCTGACGAAAAGTCTTCACTTGTTGATTTAGATAGATATTCTCAAGCAGCAGTCGCAATACTTTCGAGGACAGCAATTCCAGAGCATGAATATATATGGCA GGGTGCTTTTGAGGTTCAGAAGAGTGGGAGAACTCTTGACTTATGTGATGGAATTCAGGCTCATTTATCAAGTTGTGCATCACCCAAAGTTCTTGACACAGTAAACAAATTTCCTCAAAAGGTCCTCTTTAACGAGGTTTCACGATTGAGCACTTGGCCAATACAATTTCAGGAGTATGGTGTTACAGAAGATAATATTGCACTGTTCTTTTTTGCTAAAGACATTGGGAG CTACGAGAGGTGCTATAAAATTTTGCTGGAGAATATGATTAGGAATGACATGGCTCTCAAAGCGAATCTTGAAGGTGTTGAGCTGCTGATATTCCCATCTAACCGGCTTCCTGAAAAATCTCAAC GGTGGAATATGATGTTCTTCCTATGGGGTGTCTTTAGGGTAAAGAAGGCAAGTTATGTGCAACATATGCAGGCAACTGGAAAGCCATTTCCTGTACCCCAGGATATTCCAAAGTCAAGCATGCCTTTTCCAGAGAATGTACATTGTCTCGGCCCTGTCGACAATGCTACGAGTGATAATGTTTCCATGGATGGTGAGGTAATTGCTTCAAAGGAGTCTGGTTGTCCAATGGTCAATGGAAATGTTGATTCGAAAGCGTCCCAAGTGTGCAAAGGTGACTCTGTAGCCGTAAACGTGGAGAACCTGGAGCCTAGCTCCGTCAGAATTGTACCAACTAGCCACTTGAATTCTTCCCCAGGGAGGAGACGATATGGCATTTTCCAG GTTGGAGATGCTGGACAGGAATGCAAATCGGAATTGCAAAGTAGTTCTACTCCAGCTGCCAATACTTGGGCAAATGTTAGTACAACTGAACCAGTGCCAATGGAATGTGGTTCTTTAGTTGATAGACAGAGGCCATTCCATTCTGTTGATGAAGCTCCAGGCCGTATGCAGGAGAAAGCTTATATGGGCAGCACTGAGAGGGGCTTCTGTAGCAAAAATGGTAGGAAATTTGAGATAAATCTGGAGGATGAGTATAAGGATGAAGAAGCATCTGAAACGAGCGGAAGTGCAACTACTGAACCAACACGGAAGGTGCTTAATAGTGATATGCTGAACCACCTGAAACGTCCACGTTCTGTGGAGACAGTGATGCAATCTGTCGACTCTGGAGTTAATTTGGCAACCCGAAGTTTTAATGATAATGACATTGTAGTTGAAAAGGCACACTACGACAAAAAATTGAAGACTAGTATTGGTGGATCATATGGTAATAGCGAGCAAACTAGTTGTTCCAGTGATGATTTTTTGTCACGGATGCATGGTTCCTCTTATGGACCCTATCTTCCGGATACAGGGTGTGATGAAGCTCTGAGTAAAGCAGCTATCCCGGAGTGCTCAGGGAATGCTGCAAGATATTTCTTCCCTGTTGATCCACATCCTGTTGAGGCTAGCTCAGTGCCTTGGCAAAGGCATCATTCAGATAATGATCGGCTTAGTGATAGAGTCCCTAATCTTGAGCTAGCGTTAGGTGGTGAGTCAAATTCACTGACACAGGGAATCCCACCCTTTTTAGTTGGGAAAGTAGACAAGAAAATCATTCAAGACCAAGGTGCTGAGACTCATTTGCTGACTCAGGGAATCCCACCCTTTTTAGTTGGGAAAGTAGACAAGAGAGTCATTCAGGACCCTTCTTCAGCTAAGGAAGCAATTAGAGTGGAGGAGGTGGAGGATGTCTCTGCTTCTCTCTCCCTTTCTCTTTCATTTCCTTTCCCAGAAAAGGAACAGCAAAAAGGTTCTGTTTCACAAAATGAGCAGGCAATGCCTGAAACAAGACGAGGTAATACACCTCTGCTTTTCTTTGGGGGGCTTGGCAACAAGTAG